GTTAAAACCTTCAAAGCAACTGACAGATACACATGTTACTGAATTCATGATCACAGAGCAGTATATATCTTTTCCAATAAAGGATAGCGCAGTATATATTTTTTCAACAAAGGACAGTGAAGTATATAAATAAATCACAAAAGCTACACAAGAAGACGTTCCAGAATTAGCTGGACTGAAATCCAAGAGTTGGATTACTGAAAGAAACTCAGGCATTATTCTGCTGAACACATTTCAGACATTTCTCTGTTCGTCCGCCGGAGTACACGACATTGTTCAGGACTGGAAAACATACCAAAAATAAGATTCATCCTAACTGACCGAACTTCCACAGCAGACAACAAAATATGTTCAGTTCAGTCCACTGACGAAAATGCAGGTTTCTAAAGAATGTACACAGGAAAATGCATATCGGCACACCGAAGTTCTTTCCATCTTTTCCTACGTTTGATGCCGGATCACGTCCATCCTAGAGAACACTCTCCGCCACTGCAAATTCAGAAGGACAGTAACTTGAATAAACTGTTGGATAGAAAGAATGAAAGGGGAAGAAGAGAAGTTCAGAAGGTGGACAGGAGATCCGTTTCGACTTTACCTGCAGAGGACACCAcggggacgaggacgaactccatGTCGGCGTTGCCGGGAgggaggtcgaggacgacgggGAACAGCGGCCTCGGCGCCGCGGTGCTCCGGCGGCAGACTACGAAGTCCCCGCGGCGGCGGGTCTCCTCGCCCAGCCTGCGGTGAAGCGCCACGAGGCTCTGCTCGTTGAACGCGAAGTACTTCCAGGTCCCGTCGTCGAAGTCGTCCACGCCGCCGTCGTCCCTGGCGGTGTTGTAGAAGATCGTCCGCGGCGCCGGCTTCCACAggggctcctcctcctcgctcgacggctcctcctccttctcctcctcttcctccaggAGCAGCTTCCCCTTCGATTCCTGCACTCACGTAGCACAACAAGTACCGCTAATCATTGTCCTGTAAGCAAGGAGGGGCTGAGGCAATCAACAGTGAATTTGTTGCATCCAAGAATTCGGGATGAAACGATCAAGAATTCAGGAGTAACAAGAATCCAAGAAACCAAAGAACAGGGGCGTACCTTGGCGGAGTGGAAGTGGAACCTGGCGAAGACGCTGGACGCGGTGTCCGACACCGACGCCGTCGCCTCCAAGCGGGCGTCGCACGACTTAGCGCGGCAGATCACCGCCGCCTCTGACGCGGCCACCGGCGGTGGCGGGACGAGGACGGGCTCGACCACCCAGGAGCTCTCCGCCGGGTCGGCGTCGAGGTCGACGGTGATCGCGTTGTCCTGCGGCGTGTCCCCGAACCTGGCGCGTAGGAGGCGGCCGTAGGGGCCGGAGAGCGTGAGGTGCTCCCCCTCCCGGAGCGGCGACCAGAGGAAGGCGTTGTCGTTGGGGCAGGAGGGCGTGCCCTGCACCACCATGCAGCTCGCCCTGGTGCCGCGGCCTCGGCTGCCGAGGACGTCGGCGGGGAGCTCGGTGGCGCCGAGGTAGAGGCCGCGATGGCCCTGGAGGCGCACGTAgtcgtcgccggcgagctccACGGCCCAGACCGTGCCGCGGGAGTTGCGGCGGTAGCCGTGGGAGACGGCCTCGTCGTCGAGCGCGCAGAGGTACGTGCCCAGGTGGCTCTTGAGCCGCACGGACCGCGCGGCCTTGAAGGGCTCCATCGCTGCGGTGCGGAGTGGAGGGATCAAGAATGAAGAACGGGACGGGGGTTCTTGGTCTGGACTCTGGAGGACGGAAGGGGGGAAGCGGCGAAGGGGATGGGAGACGGCTTGGGGGTTTGTTTGGGCGGGAGGAGGAAAGGCGGTTGAGGACCTGTTGGTTTTGGGCGCAACAACGGCAGGGTTTTTTGGTTACTGCGTTTGATCAAAGATTCAGGAGATTAGAGCATCTCTACTCGAACCTCTAAAAAGATTTAGCTGGGCTAAAGATTCTGGTTTGCTACTCTAATGTGCTTTTAACCAAATTTTCATATCGTTTAGAGGAGTAAATTTTTTACGAGGCCGATACTCGACCTGCTCGTGGTCGAGTAAAAATCCCCCTCCTTTCTCTTCGCCCCTCCTATGTTGAAAAATTAGCACACTCAAACCTGGTTTAAAAATACGCTGCAAAATAAGATGTTAACTTCATATCCACTCATGCACTACCTCCACTGCTCGTTGCTCTATCACGAAAGAAAACATATGCATCAAACATATATGGAGGAACATACTATATCCCAACAGAGGACAAGTCATGCGTGCTCTCAGCACACATATAGTTGATTTCTGTAAGTAGGCAGAATAAGTCATATGTGATTCAGCAACAAGCAAATCGACACGCACACACTAGTCCTTTATACGTGGAGAACTTTCAAAGTGAGGGGAACAACCACGGACCGAAACTATCCAAATCTTCTTTCACTATATAAAATGGGGATACAAGAAGTTCTTCCCTACAAAGCACTAGAGGATCGCAAACATCAAGATACAAGTGGATTTTAGATGCCAACAACAAGATTTGGGACACAAGAGTTACCGATTGGAGGAATCTCATCAAAGATGGTGGAACAACAGTTTGAAGGACACGGTAATGCAGATCTTGTCTTCGTAACCTTGTGGTCAAGGATCGGCGCTTGATTTAGCTTCTTCTTTCAACTTTCTCTATTTTCCCTTCTCTCTTGGTTTTCTCCTCTAATGGAACCTAAACTGGATTTTCATCACCCCACTGAGTGTTGGCTGGATGGGAGGATTATTCTCTCCCTCCCCTCATGCGTAATGTTCAAAATGATCCTTAGTCATAACCCTAATGGGTAGTGGGCTATTGCACTTGTTTAGGCAGCCTAAAAGGATTCAATAGGTCATCTCTTGATAATCCACGTGAGAAGGATACCCAACATTCTCCCCCACCTAACTCATGTGGGCACCGCCATGACCGTTGCCTTGCTACATACAAGTAACTTCTCACTTGGCAATATCTTGGTCATCATATCCGAACCATTCCTGTCGGTACGGACATTCTTAAGTCTCAGCGACTTAGCACTCACAACTTCACGAATCCAATGATACCTCTCAATGTGCTTGGTTCAAGAGTGGAGACTTGGATTCTTGGTAAGATGGGTGTCACTCTGGCTATCGCTAAACAAATTTTAATTCTCTTGTTTCATTCCAAACGTTTGCAAGAAATTTTTCATCCATAACACTTCCTTGCaaaccttgatacgtccaaaacgtatctactttcccgaacacttttgctattgttttgtctctaatttgtgtattttggatgcaactaacacggactaacgctgttttcagcagaactgttctggtgtctcgtttttgtgcagaaatccaactttcaggaaaatcctcggaatttatgcagaaggttctattttcccagaatattggcggagccagaagggcaagccaggtgggggcccgagggccccacaccataggccggtgtggcccaggaggggcccgcgcggccctatggtgtggcggcctcggtcagcccccgacgccctccttcggactatttattgccttcgacctaaaaacgcacggggagaagtcgaagtcgccagaaagcctccagaacgccgccacatcgcgaaactccgtctcgggagccagaagtctccgttctggcactccgccgggacggggaattggaggagatcatcgccatcatcaccaccgacgcctctccatcaaccagccatgtttcccccatccatgtgtgagtaattcccccgctgtaggccgaaggggatggtagggattggatgagattggtcatgtaatagcataagattgttagggcatagtgcctagtgtccgtaattggtactttgatgatattgttgcaacttgctatgcttaatgcttgtcactagggcccgagtgccatgatctcagatatgaacatgttattgtttcatcatgatattcattgtttatggtcttacctgcaagttgtatacacatgtcgctgtccggaaccaatggccccgaagtgacaagaatcgggacaaccggaggggatggtagtgatgtgaggatcacatgtgttcacggagtgttaatgctttgctccggtactctattaaaaggagtaccttaatatccagtagattcccttgaggcccggctgccaccggctggtaggacaaaagatgttgtgcaagtttctcattgcgagcacgtacgactataattggaacacatgcatattgattgctttgtacttggacaccgttttattattatctgcaaatgccctgctatgattgttacatgagtttctctcatccatgcaacgcccgttatccgtccccgtgcctacaatattttaatcctcattgtttactataatcactactgctgtctctcgttactttctttgttatttcactactgctactgctataaaactgttactactgataaactcttgcgagcaagtctatttccaggtgcagctgaattgacaactccgctgttaaggctttcaagtattctttgtctccccttgagtcgaatcaataaattgggttatactacccgcgaagactgctgcgatcccctatacttgtgggtcatcaagactgttttctggcgccgttgccggggagcacagctttatttggaagttcacttggattgatattgttcgctgcaaattctccatcatgggtaaaactcgcgatcctaaagtcgccatattaccatccactactagaaaaggtacaactctgagtacctctgctactcttgattcaccatctgtgataagtcaacttgtttcaccgccgcaagcttcacttgctggtacttctgctgaatctgaaaactctcataatattgataatgtttctgctgtgcttgatgatagtggttcattgggatcctttctagatgctacagtagctaggtctagacaaattgaaaatgttgaaactcctaatgaaaatgccactacacctgttaattcacctgaacttgattattctagtgatgatcctgatgaggattatgtggagcttaatgatgattttattaatagatgcaatgctattgctgatgcaagaaaaattaagaagtttctcacacaatatactgttagacataagctatctcctgatcctaaatttgccacatctcctatatgcattaaggataaagattatgatttttctcttgatctatctcatatagctattgtagagaaaacacccttttgtggtactgaaaaagaaagtgctgtagaacacatgattgaactttcttctatgagtagcttgttttctgatgatgtcaagatgcgtacttactttgtcgctaaaatttttcctttctcattataggatgatgctaaaacttggtataataatttgcctcctggttctattaaaaatccaactgagttgcgtgatgttttctttcgaaaatactttcctgctagtgctcaacatgttgctttacagaaaatttataggtttgaccagggagatgaagagaaattgcctgaggcatgggcaagattttgttctcttatcagagctcgacctggacatgatttagaaaagaatgatctacttgatatattttatagtggactaaccattgaatctagagcatatttggatagttgtgctggttgtgttttcggaAAAGAACTCagcacgaagctgaagaattattggctaaaataagccggaatcatgatgattggaatacacctgaaccaactccaacgccaatattgaagaagagggatttaattgaattgaatgatgaagatatgagggaagctaagaagtctctcaaggagaaaggtattaaatccgaagatgtgaagaatctacctcccatagaagatatatgtgagataattcccccttcgttcatgattgaggtaaactcccttcaacgctttactagggaagatattccatattcgaaacctcctgcgcaatgcttagatgagtttgataattatattgttaagcaagaaaattttaatatgagagtagagaatcatctaatggaaaattctcaagctattagcaatttgcatgatattgtggagagaacctccaatgatgttaagatgcttgttaaacattttcaaatgattcaaactcaaattgatcaactcactaaagtgcaaaatgacttgttaaaaaataataattctaaagagaaacatgcttgtgaagtaacaactagaggtggtgtctctacccaggatcctctatatcctgaagggcatcccaaaagaattgaacaagattctcaacaaattgaacctagtgctccttctaagaaaaagaagaagaagaaacataaaaatgttgtagaatcatctgaacctgttaatgatcctaatagtatttctatttccgatgctgaaactgaaagttgtaatgaacatgataatggtaatgataatgataagaatgacgcttctgataaagaagaggtagaagatgaacctgacaagcatgctaaaaataaaaagtatactaaagaagattttattgctaaga
This Lolium perenne isolate Kyuss_39 chromosome 1, Kyuss_2.0, whole genome shotgun sequence DNA region includes the following protein-coding sequences:
- the LOC127338547 gene encoding uncharacterized protein; the protein is MEPFKAARSVRLKSHLGTYLCALDDEAVSHGYRRNSRGTVWAVELAGDDYVRLQGHRGLYLGATELPADVLGSRGRGTRASCMVVQGTPSCPNDNAFLWSPLREGEHLTLSGPYGRLLRARFGDTPQDNAITVDLDADPAESSWVVEPVLVPPPPVAASEAAVICRAKSCDARLEATASVSDTASSVFARFHFHSAKLLLEEEEEKEEEPSSEEEEPLWKPAPRTIFYNTARDDGGVDDFDDGTWKYFAFNEQSLVALHRRLGEETRRRGDFVVCRRSTAAPRPLFPVVLDLPPGNADMEFVLVPVVSSAVAESVL